Genomic segment of Bacteroidota bacterium:
CGGATAGTACACCACCCAATGTATCGCTATGCCCGCCGATATATTTTGTTGCAGTTTGCATGGCCATATCCATACCCATCGTTATGGGTTGCTGGTATAATGGTGTACAATAACTGTTATCGATCATTGTAGTGATGCTTTTTGATCTTGCAAAATCAGCAATGGCTTTTATATCCTGCAATGCAAAATCCCAACTGTTCGGGCTTTCGAGATAGTAAAATGTTGTATTGGGTTTAGTAGCTTCAAAATAATTTTCTTTTTTTCTTCCATCAACATAAGTTGTTGTTACATTAAACCGTGGCAATACAATATCAAACATCCTCTGTGCCCATGTGTAAGGTTTGGCAACTGAAACAATATGATCACCTGCTTTTACATTGGCTAAAACACCTGCAAAGATGGCGGCAGCCCCGCTATTGAATACTAAACAATCTTCTGCACCATCCAGCGCTGCCAGTTTTTTTCTTAAGATATCGACAGTAGGATTGATACCGCGGCTGTATAAATAGCCGGCCATCTCATCTTCAAATGCTTTACGCAGATCGGCTACTGTTTCAAAAGCAAAATTGCTGGTTTGAATAATGGGCGGAGCAATGGCATTGAAATAGTTTTCTCTTTCTTCTCCTAATTCATTGATGATATATGAAATGTCCATTTTATGAATTATTGACAGATGATTTTTTTCTCCCGACGGTTAAAAAATACAATAATATAAAACCAGCGAGTACACAAGTGCCGGTCAATGCAATCATTGGGGTATTAAATATTATACTGATACAAACAAAGACATAAGCCGCAATAAATACCAATGGCAGTAAAGGGAATAGCTTCATTTTATAGATGCCAGTACCATCAAGATGCTTTGTTCTTTTACGTAACATAAAAATAGTAGCAGCAGAAGTGCACATTCCAAACGAATCAAGAAAAATAGAAAAGCTCAGGATCTTTTCAAATGTATCAGCAAAAAATAACACCACAACACAAATGGTGGCAAATACGGTAAGCGAAGTGATCAGCACTTCTTTTTTCTCGCTTTTCTTTTTCAGGAAACCGGGTAGCACACCATCCTCACTCATTGCAAACATTACCCGGGGATTGCTCATCATGGAGCCGTTTACATAAGCCAGTACCGAAAGGAATAATAACAATGAAAAAGCATTGGCACCATTTGGGCCAAACATTTTTCCAACTACTACCGAAGCGATCTCGCCGGTAGTTTTCATGTTTTCGAAACCTACAATTTTATAGTAGGCGATATTTACCGTTAAATACAAAAGAATAATAACCGTTATGCCAATAAAAATAGAGCGGGGAATATTCCTGCTTGCATCTTTTACTTCGTTCCCGAAATTGATCGTTTGCTGATAACCTCCGTAAGTGAATGATACAGCAATCAGGCAAATACCAAACGAAGTGATCCAATCTTTCCAACTTATGCTTTCATTGCTTACAGTAGTACCGGCATTACCATCATAGGCAGCAGGATAGAATAATGAAAAGATCAATAACAATATCATCCCGATTTTAATGATCATTAAAACGGTTTGTGTTTTAGCACTCATTCGCAGGCCTAACATGTTTATTCCATAAAAAATAAAAATTGCCGACATAGCAATTCCAACTTTTATCCAGTTAGCAGCTTCAGGTCCGATCAAAACTTTACTGATATAACCGGCACCGATCAAAGCAACTCCTGAAATAGAAGCAGCATTTGAAATAAGAATGCTACAGTTCAGCGCAAAAGCAATGGAAGGATGAAAGGCATAAGAAAATACTTTGTAATAACCGCCGGTTACAGGATACCGGGAACCAATTTCTGCATAAGTTAATGCACCGCATAAAGCAATGATGCCACCAATGATCCAGGCGCTGAAATAAATAGTAGGATTGATTGCCGCACCTGCAGCATCCTTTGCTGTCCGGAAAATTCCCATTCCGATCACCAACCCGATCACAATCATAGTAAAATCGAAAATCCCCAGCTGTTGTTTTTGTGGTTGGCTCATAGTAAAATTTAGTGCAGTAAGATAGAAGGATTTTTGTTAATAGCTTTTCCACGTTAAGAATATTTTGATTTTGCACTTTGAAATTTTCACATCACATTTGCCACCGGTTTGGTTCCCGGCTTAATAACCGGGATTAAAAGGGAAGTCAGTCAGAATCTGACGCTATCCCCGTAGCTGTAAGGCCCGTGAATGGGCAATTGTCAATTGTGAATGCAAACTCATAGAGTCTTATTCACCACTCACAATTCACCATTCACCATGTTGAATCTTCATACCACTGTTGAAAAACGGGAAGGTGTTCAACAACAAGCTAAGCCAGAAGACCTGCCAGATCAGATAACAACATTTAACGCTTTCGGGTGAAAGGCTGAAATGTAAAAGTCGAAGGACATTTATATTTCTTTTTATTTTCCGGAAGCAGTCACAAAAAAATCTTTTTAAATGAAAAGAAATTTTCTCTTTGTGGCTGCTGCATTTTTTGGCAGTCAGCTTACAGCGCAACAAGACACTACAGTAAAAGCAATGGATGAATTGGTGATCACCGCCAATAAGTATCCGAACAAAACATCTCTTACCGGCAAAGTATTAACCATTATTTCCCGTGAACAATTAGAAAGAAGCGGTGGTAAAGACCTGGCGCAGATCTTAACTGAACAGGCAGGTGTATATATCGGTGGCGCAAACAGCAACCCGGGAAAAGATAAAAGTATTTACCTGCGTGGAGCAAGAATTGATCATACATTAATTACGATCGATGGAGTGCCGGTTTATGATCCGAGTGGTATCGGTGGCAATTTTGATATTCGTAATCTTTCCGCTGCAAATATTGAAAGAATAGAAATACTCAAGGGTAGCCAGTCAACTTTATATGGAAGTGATGCCATTGCAGGTGTTATCAATATCATTACAAAGAAAGCAGGTAATAAAGCCATGAATGGAAATGCAATGCTTGGTTATGGAAGCTTTAATAGTTTTCGCGGCAGTGCTGGTATAAATGGACAAAAAGAAAAGTTTGATTATAACCTTAACTATAGCATTCATAAAACTGATGGTATTAATGAAAGCACAAGTAACAGCAGTAATGCAGATAAGGATGGTTACACGCAGCACAACATAATGGCTGGATTTGGTATTCAACCTTCTAAAAATATCAGGATACAACCTTATATACGATTCTCTAAGATCGATGGCGATCTTGACCAGGGTGCATTTGTTGATGAACTGGATTATACTTATAACCAGGAAAGTTTCCAGGCAGGTGTGAGAAATGAATTCAGTTTCGGGAAAACAAAGCTGAACATCCTGTATAATTATAATACTATAGACCGGGAATATATTGATGACAGTATAAAAAGCCAGAATGGATTTGATACTTACAGCCGTGGTATGTATAAGGGCAATGAACATTTTATTGATGCTTATGCTCATTTTTCTATCAATGATAAAATAAAGCTTACAACAGGAGTCGATTTCCGAAGTTCAGTTTCTGACCAGGAATATTTATCAATTGGATTCTATGGGCCTTATAAAACAAAATACAGCAGCGATAGTTTAAATCAAAACCAGTTAGGGTTATATGCAGCGATGAACTTCAACAGCAGTTGCGGTTTTAATATCGAACTGGGCAACCGGTTGAATATTCATTCTGAGTATGGTAGTTATGATGTGTTTAATATCAATCCATCTTATTTAATAAACAAACGATTTAAATTGTTTGCAAATTTTTCTTCAGCTTACAGAACTCCTTCTTTATACCAATTATTTTCTGAATATGGTAATAAAGACCTGGATCCTGAATCAGGATATACACTGGAGGGAGGCATGCAGTTTTTTTCCAACGATAAAAAATTCACCAGCCGTGCTGTAGCATTTAAAAGAGATGTGAAGGATGTTATCTTCTTTTATTATAACGCATCAACATTTCAATCGCAGTATATCAACCAGGATAAACAAAAAGATAATGGAATAGAGCTGGAAGCATCATACACTATTGCAAAAAATACAACTATAAAAGCTTTTTATACTTATGTAACCGGCGAGATCACTACCAAAAAGAGTTCCGGAAAAGACACCACTTTTTTTAACCTGTTGCGTCGTCCCAAAAACAGTTTTGGGGTTAATATCAGCAGCCAGGTAAATGAAAAACTTTTCGTAAGCAGTAATCTTTCGGCATTTGGAGAAAGAAGCGATCGATATTTTGATTCCAATACATTTCAAACGGTGAATGCAACATTAAAAAGTTATGCATTGTGGGATGTGTATGCCGAGTATGGTTTCTCAAAAAATAAAATAAAACTATTTGCTGATCTAAGAAACATACTGGATAGCAAATACACAGAGATCAGTGGTTTCAATACAACTGGTTTTGCAATTAATGGTGGAGTGAGACTTAATTTTTAATAACTGCCGGGAGAAGTATAATGCTTCTCCCGGGTATTTTTAGTTTATGCATGAACATAAATCCTGTCCAAGGTGCAAAAATAATTTTGAATGCAAGCCTGGAAATATTACCCAGTGCCAGTGTTACGGATTTAAAATAACTGATGAACTGCGTGTTTATATGGAGCAGCGCTATCATGATTGTCTTTGCAGAAATTGCCTCGAGTATCTTTCACATGAGCTCAACTTCTTTAAAGAGAAATATATTTTCAGATAGCTACATTTGCAGAAACCAGTGATTATGCCATTAGGTAAAGCAGGTTTATTAACAGTACGAAAATTTTTTGGTGTAATTTTGCTGACTATTGCCGTGAAAGTGTTTACAACTAATGCACCGGTATTAGTAAAGTAGTTTGGCCTCGTAGTACAATGCCCGCCCGGCTGACACCAGTCGGACGGGGATAGTACAAGGGTTTAAATCAAATCGGTTCTTATTAACCGGCCTCGTAGTACAATGGATAGTATAAGGGTTTCCGAAGCCCCAGATCCCAGTTCGATTCTGGGCGAGGCTACAAAAATTTAAGAATGTATTTTGCTTATGTTATTAAAAGCATTGAGCATGACTATTTGTATAAAGGGCATTGTCAGGATTTAGAAAAAAGAATTCATCAACATAACTCCGGAATGACTGAATCAATCAGGCCCTATATTCCTTTTAAACTTATTTATTGCGAGCAATTTGAGACTGAGAGAGAAGCGATTGAAAGAGAAAAATATTTTAATCTGCAGCTGGTAGAAGATTCCTAAAAATGAAATTGAACTCTTAGTACAATGCCCGCCCGGCTGACGCCAGTCGGACGGGGATAGTATAAGGGTTTCCGAAGCCCCAGATCCCAGTTCGATTCTGGGCGAGGCTACAAGTTTTAGTTCAATAGAGAATAAAATAGAACTTATATAAAGGAAAAGCATTCCGTAAATAACCTTGAGCCTGAACATTCCCGGAACTATTAACTGCTTTTATGTCAAACGGATTAATCAGGTAGTTGTTTTTCCATCCATATTCAATGGAGTTATTGTCATAGGGTGAATCTCCCGCATAATACTTTGCCGAAACAAATAATAATGCAGTTGAAATTATTATCCCTATCAATATGGAAGACTTGCTAACCATTTCTTTTATTCTTCATCTTATATAAGGTTATCATCATTTCCTGGTTTTGAACAGTACAGATCAATCAACGTATTCCAAAATATCTCCGGGTTGACAGTTCAATGCTTTACAAATTGCTTCGAGTGTACTAAAGCGAATGGCTTTTGCTTTACCCGTTTTTAAAATAGACAGGTTTGATAAAGTCAGCCCCACCTTTTCAGAAAGTTCGTTTAACGACATCTTTCTTTTAGCCATCATGACATCTAAGTTTACTATTAGTGGCATAGTTATACGGTTAATTCGTTTTCAGATTGGATTTCGATTCCTCTTTTAAAAATCTGTGCAACTATAAAAAGTGTAATACTCATAAAGAACCAGACATCAGCTCCGCCCAGGCGTAAATGTTCTGTATCGGGCATTTTCACACCTTGCTTAACTAACCACCCGGTATATTTAACTCCCCATGCCGTGAATAAACCTATTCCAAAAGTCAAACAGGATACTTTAATAATAAAAAGTCTCACTTCATTACTGAATGGCTGAGACAGGTTCAACTTTTTATCGTGCAAAATTTTTATGACCAGATAAAATATACATGCCTTAAGTACTCCTGTAATGCTTATCAGCAATGTTTCTGCAAAAAAATGTCCCCGGTCATATTCATAAAGGCCCGACAAATCATTTCCCTCCCAAAATGTTTTTGCATTAATTGGATTTATCACCAGCGTATAAAAAGCACTGAATATAGAACCACCAGCTTCAATGCATACGCCTATAAATATTATCCATGAAAGGATATACAGGACTCTTAAAACCTGTTTTGTTGTAATTGACATTTTAATTAAGTTTTAAAATTAGGACACAAACATAAATAAATATTTATTGATAAACAATAAATATTTTCCTTTTATAGGAAAATATTTTCCGATACCTTAATTTAAGAAAATAAGTGCTTGGATGTCAAGAAAGTAAATATTTATAAAAAAAGTCCCCAGGTATCTGAAGACTTTTTTTATAAATATTTTAGTTAGGCTGATCTATAAGAATAATCTTACAATATGATAAACACCTGCTGCTAACAATGCGCTAACGGGAATGGTAAGTATCCATGCCCAGATAAGATTAATAGTAACACCCCATCTTACTGCAGAAAGACGCTTAGTGGCGCCAACACCCATGATACTGCCTGTGATTGTATGTGTAGTTGAAACTGGTATTCCCATTTGCCCGGTAAAGAATAATGTGAATGCACCTGCTGTTTCTGCAGCCACACCTTCCAGTGGAGTTACTTTTGTAATTTTTGTTCCCATCGTTTTTATGATCTTCCAACCACCGCTCATCGTACCTAATCCGATTGACATATAACAGGCTACCGGTACCCATCCGGGTAAATGACTAAAATCCTGAATATTTCCGCTGGCGATGAGTGCGGCGCCGATAATACCCATTACTTTTTGTGC
This window contains:
- a CDS encoding PLP-dependent transferase, translated to MDISYIINELGEERENYFNAIAPPIIQTSNFAFETVADLRKAFEDEMAGYLYSRGINPTVDILRKKLAALDGAEDCLVFNSGAAAIFAGVLANVKAGDHIVSVAKPYTWAQRMFDIVLPRFNVTTTYVDGRKKENYFEATKPNTTFYYLESPNSWDFALQDIKAIADFARSKSITTMIDNSYCTPLYQQPITMGMDMAMQTATKYIGGHSDTLGGVLSGTKAMMKKIFDSEYLNIGSGIQPFNAWLLIRGLRTLPSRFKQINNSTQQVLSFLKDHPKVEKVLFPFDESFPQYDLAKKQMSGACGLFTFALKAKTIEDVETFCNSLQHIMMAVSWGGYESLVIPKCSGLQLSEFDAGNIEHRYIRMYVGLEEPEYLIKDLEQALRKIS
- a CDS encoding APC family permease, encoding MSQPQKQQLGIFDFTMIVIGLVIGMGIFRTAKDAAGAAINPTIYFSAWIIGGIIALCGALTYAEIGSRYPVTGGYYKVFSYAFHPSIAFALNCSILISNAASISGVALIGAGYISKVLIGPEAANWIKVGIAMSAIFIFYGINMLGLRMSAKTQTVLMIIKIGMILLLIFSLFYPAAYDGNAGTTVSNESISWKDWITSFGICLIAVSFTYGGYQQTINFGNEVKDASRNIPRSIFIGITVIILLYLTVNIAYYKIVGFENMKTTGEIASVVVGKMFGPNGANAFSLLLFLSVLAYVNGSMMSNPRVMFAMSEDGVLPGFLKKKSEKKEVLITSLTVFATICVVVLFFADTFEKILSFSIFLDSFGMCTSAATIFMLRKRTKHLDGTGIYKMKLFPLLPLVFIAAYVFVCISIIFNTPMIALTGTCVLAGFILLYFLTVGRKKSSVNNS
- a CDS encoding TonB-dependent receptor; translation: MKRNFLFVAAAFFGSQLTAQQDTTVKAMDELVITANKYPNKTSLTGKVLTIISREQLERSGGKDLAQILTEQAGVYIGGANSNPGKDKSIYLRGARIDHTLITIDGVPVYDPSGIGGNFDIRNLSAANIERIEILKGSQSTLYGSDAIAGVINIITKKAGNKAMNGNAMLGYGSFNSFRGSAGINGQKEKFDYNLNYSIHKTDGINESTSNSSNADKDGYTQHNIMAGFGIQPSKNIRIQPYIRFSKIDGDLDQGAFVDELDYTYNQESFQAGVRNEFSFGKTKLNILYNYNTIDREYIDDSIKSQNGFDTYSRGMYKGNEHFIDAYAHFSINDKIKLTTGVDFRSSVSDQEYLSIGFYGPYKTKYSSDSLNQNQLGLYAAMNFNSSCGFNIELGNRLNIHSEYGSYDVFNINPSYLINKRFKLFANFSSAYRTPSLYQLFSEYGNKDLDPESGYTLEGGMQFFSNDKKFTSRAVAFKRDVKDVIFFYYNASTFQSQYINQDKQKDNGIELEASYTIAKNTTIKAFYTYVTGEITTKKSSGKDTTFFNLLRRPKNSFGVNISSQVNEKLFVSSNLSAFGERSDRYFDSNTFQTVNATLKSYALWDVYAEYGFSKNKIKLFADLRNILDSKYTEISGFNTTGFAINGGVRLNF
- a CDS encoding helix-turn-helix transcriptional regulator encodes the protein MPLIVNLDVMMAKRKMSLNELSEKVGLTLSNLSILKTGKAKAIRFSTLEAICKALNCQPGDILEYVD
- a CDS encoding DUF2975 domain-containing protein yields the protein MSITTKQVLRVLYILSWIIFIGVCIEAGGSIFSAFYTLVINPINAKTFWEGNDLSGLYEYDRGHFFAETLLISITGVLKACIFYLVIKILHDKKLNLSQPFSNEVRLFIIKVSCLTFGIGLFTAWGVKYTGWLVKQGVKMPDTEHLRLGGADVWFFMSITLFIVAQIFKRGIEIQSENELTV